The sequence GGCCGGAGATATCCACGCCCGCCTCGGCCATCGCCTTGACAGCCAGGGGATTCAGCCCGTGCTTTTCCACGCCCGCCGAGTACGGCTCCAAATCATCCCCCCGCAACTGGCGGGCCCAGCCCTCGGCCATTTGACTGCGGCATGAGTTTCCCGTGCAGAGAAACAGGACGGCGGGTTTTTCGCTCATTGTGTGTTTACTCCGCAGGTCGAGTGTTCCAGGCGCTGGAGGTCATCAGCCAATCCCGGTGTCGATTCGGCCAGTGTGCGCAGCAGCGCGCCGGCCTCCCCGACCAGCCGGTTCCCGGTTTCGTTGAGGCTGTAGTGCATCCAGGTCCCCTCGCGGCGGGCCTTAACCAGCCCGG is a genomic window of Candidatus Glassbacteria bacterium containing:
- a CDS encoding metalloregulator ArsR/SmtB family transcription factor yields the protein MFKALGEPTRLRLAVMLAARGECCVCHLAAALEEPDYKASRHLGVLRAAGLVKARREGTWMHYSLNETGNRLVGEAGALLRTLAESTPGLADDLQRLEHSTCGVNTQ